The genomic DNA TCGCTGCCCGCCTGGGCCGGGGCGGCCGACAACGACGCGGCGATCAAGGTTGCGAATGATGCAAACGTGAGGATGGTGCGACGCATTTCAGTCTCCTTCGATTGTGGGGTGGAACGCCGGGCCTTGGCGTTCCCGTGGCCTGTCTGACGCATGGTCATGTTGTGTTGGTCTTTCGCGATACCGGATGCGTTCGAGGCGAGGTATATCGTGACGCAGCCGGTGGCGAGCAATGTGATCTCGGCCACAGTTCTCGCGTGGGATCGGACCTAATGTCGACAGACTTGCACGCGTCGATGCCGCGGGCCTAGGTTGGCCTCGTTCGGATCAGGCAATTTTGGAGGTTCTGATGCAAAAGTCATACTTGCTGGCCGCGACAGCGGCGCTGGCGTTCATCATGCAAACACCGCTCGCGCTGGCCCAGACGGCGCCCGCTGCCGGCGGAACCGCTGCGCCTGCGGCGACAACCACCGCGCCGGCAACGACGGCGGTGCCGGCTGCGACCACCGACAGTTCCAGTCAGCCGACCGACTCCAAGAAGAGTGCCTCGAAGAAACCGGCGAAGAAGAAGATGACGCGGCAGCAGGAAATCGATCACTCCGTCGACACCGGCACCGTGCCCGCGCGCTATCGCAGCTCCGTGCCCAAGCAGTACCAGCAATATATTCCGTTCGATAAGCAGTGACGGATCGCATGGCGGCGCGGGACGCCCCGCTTCGCGCCGCTGCTGCTTTCGAGGAGCGGGCTCTCGAAGCGCCCTCCGTCCAACGCCTGCGACGAACCGTCTCTGCCGGACGGAGTCCGGCCAGAGATCCCCGATGGCGGTCTGCCAGCGCAATGCTAGAGTAGGCCGAAGCGTGGGGGGAATGATGAGTGACGACGTGAAGGATGCTGGCCTCGTGGCCATGATCAGCAGCATCCTCGGTGGCAACAAGCGCGCAGAGAATGTTGCACCGCCGCCGCTCACCGAGGGGCCGCCGACAGTGCCCTCGAATGGAGCGGATGCGGTTTCGGCGCCGACCGCCGAGACAGCGCCGATCAGGCAAGAGCAGGAGGATGCGTCCGACGCTGCACCGGCCACCGCGGAGCCGGTCGAGCAGCCCGCAAAGATTGTCACGACGCGGGACGGCAAACAGCTGCTGCCGGCCGAAGCGATTGCCGATCTCGTGCTGGGCGAGCTGCGCAAGCTGGAGGATTTTCCGGCAACCGGCGTCTCGGTCACGGTCTATGGCTACCGGCATTGGAACGCGATGATCACCTTCGCGCCGTTCTCGACCAATTTCCAGAACGCAACGCGGTTCCGCCAGGCCCTGCCGGATATTGTCTTCAAGCTCCGTCGTTTCGTCGAACTTGAGATATAATCCGGGACAAGCGGCGGCGCCTGGCGTCGCCAACCGGAACAGTTCGACAGGATTCCTGCATTGAGCGTCGCCTTTACCAAGGAAGAAAGCGCCGAGACCGCGTCCGAGACGTTGTTGCCGGATCGCCCGATCTCGCCGCATCCCAACCTCGTGACGGAAGCCGGCCTGCAGGCGCTGCAAACGCAGCTTGCAGAGGCCCGCAAGGCCTATGAAGCCGCGCAAGCCATCGAGGACGTCAACGAGAAGCGCCGGCAATCGGCCGTGCCCTTGCGCGACGCCCGCTATCTGACGGAGCGCTTGCGCACCGCGCAGCTCGTTCCCGATCCGGCCTCAAATGATGTCGTCGCCTTCGGCAGCACGGTAACATTCAGCCGCGCTGACGGCCGCGTGCAGACCTATCGCATCGTCGGCGAGGACGAAGCCGACCCGAAGGCGGGGACGATCTCGTTCGTCGCGCCGGTCGCGAAGTCGCTGATGGGCAAGGCGGTCGGCGATGTCGTCGGGACGGGCGCGCAGGAGATCGAGATCCTGTCGATCGCGTAGCAAGGCGCAGGGCCGCATCGAGAATCGCGTGGCAAAGGGCGCTATCGACAGGAGCAATCCCATTCGCCTAAAGCATGATCCGCAGCAGCGCGAGGCCGTCGTCTCCGCCGAACAAACCTTGATGGTTGAATGAAACGATTTCTGTCGGGAGCGCTGCCGTTCTACGCGCTGGCGGGACTTGCCATGTGCATGTACCTCGTTCTCTACAGGACGAGCCTGTTCGACCTGAACGCGATCGTTCAGGGCGCGACCGGTTCATCGTGGTTTCCGGCCTTCATGTTCGTCTGCGTGCTGCTGGAAGCGGTGTTCCCGTATTTCGGCTATTTTCCCGGCACCGCCCTGATCCTGATGTCGGTGGCGCTCAATCCGAAGGCGGTGGATGGCTCCGTCTTCACCGTGGCGTGGCTCGCCATCATCCTCGGCGCCGTTCTCAGCTACGGACAGGCGCGTTTCTTCAGGCCGTTCCTGCAGCGTGTTGCCTCGAAGGCGGCCTTGCGCCGATGCGAGTCTCTGTTCGACGCCTACGGCCCTTACGCGCGTATTGCCTTGTTCGTGCATCCCAACGCCTGCGCCATGTATTTCACGGCGCTCGGACTGCTCGGCCGCAATCTGACGCGAGAGCTCGCTTATCTCTGCGTGGGTGCAGCGGCCGCCGTCGGCATCCTGTTCGTCATCGTGACCAGGCTCGTGTCGTCCGTCGGCCCCACCGATGACGGCGAATTGCAGGTGCTGCTCGCGGCAGCCCTGGTCGCCATCGGAACGTTGGTCGGTCTTTACGCGGCCTGGTGGCCACAGCGGGCGGCGTGAAACTTCGTCATCGGCCCTTACGCCTCCGGCAGCGCAACGCCCGTCAGCTTGCTCAATTGACCGATGAGCGCCTCCTGAAATGTCGGATCGGTCGCTTCACGCGCCGGCTGCTCCTGCGCGAGGTGATGCCGGTAGCGCCCCGTCACCAGGGCGGCGGGCTCCTCGCTCGCGGCCAGCCAGGTTTGCGTCCGTTGCCCGGTGTCGATATCGACAGGCGCGCCCGCGCCGCCCATCCTGGTGCGCACCCATCCGGGATCGACGGCGTTGCAGAGGACGTTGGGCCAGCGCCGCGCCAGCGCGAAGGCCAGCGCGACGGCGTGCAGCTTGCTCTCGGCGTAGGCCTTGGCGGCATCCCAGGGACGCCTGGTCCAGTCGAGATCGTCGAGCGAGCCCTCGCCACCCCTGTGCAATCCGCTGCTGAGATACACCATCCGGCCGGGCCGCTCGATCAGCGCGGTGAGCATGTACGGTGCAAGCGTGTTGATGGCGAACGTCTCGGCATGGCCTTCCGGCGTTGTGCCGCGGCCGGGCCGCGTGTAGACGCCGGCGTTGTGGATGATCGCGTCCATGCGCCCGATCGCGTTGACCTGGTCGGCGATGTCCTTGGTCTCGGCCGCGCTCTTGAGATCGCCGACCACGATCCCCTGGGCTCGTGACCTCACCTCGCCGAGCGCTTTGGCACGATCGGCCGAGCGCGCGTGCAGCACCACGCGGTGTCCCTGATCAAGCAGCGATTGAGCCGCCGCCCGGCCGAGCCCATCCGTGCTGCCGGTGATGAAGATGGTCGCCATGGGCTGCTCCTTGCGAATGTCTCGGCACGCGCTCTCTGGTGCCGCTTTTCTCTTCCGATCCTTGGGCGATCGACCCAAGGTCACCGCGCTCAACACTTAGTCTTGAGCTGCGTTCCGCGAAACGCCCGCAGCGGCAGGTCAATCTGGAGGCATGTTTGAGCAAGGTCAAAACTCCACAGGACAAGAAGCGCTTGAGCTATGAGCACGACCGGCGCAATACCTATGGAGAGAATCAGAAAAGCAGCCGGAAGAACATTCCGCGCAGCAAGCAGCTCTCGCACCGGGACGAGCGCCGGGCAGTGCGCCAGGCCTTGATCCCTGCGCAGGGCGATGTTCGGGACGAAGTCGCCGACGAAGCGCAGTCGGATGTCTTGCGCAAAGGCCGGATCAAGAAGCTCAGCGCCTTTCGCAAATCGCCGGACCGTCCCCTGGGCGAAGTCGTCGCGCGACGATTGCGCCGACGGAGGAGCGAACCGGCCGAGGATTAGGCCGCGCGTCAATGATGGGCCGGCCCTGATTCCGATGACTTCGGCAAAGCCGTAACCCCTTGATCCGACTGACGTCGGCTACTGTGCATGGGGTTGTTTTCGAGATTCTTGTTCGGGCGGTCGCCGACAGCCGTCGGGCGAGATCGTCGGCAATTGGCAGATCAAGCAGGACAATGGATGGTGGGCGCACAAGGGATCGAACCTTGGACCTCTCCCGTGTGAAGGGAACGCTCTCCCGCTGAGCTATGCGCCCGGGACCATCATGCCAACGGCCGGACCTTGTCGGCCGGCCGGCGCATCGGAGCCCGCGATTTAGAAGTGCGGGCTTGAGGTGTCAAGTTTCCAGGTGGCTCGAAGCCGGAAAAGCTTGCGGCAACCGCGCCATGCGCGGCGGAAAGGGCGGTTTCGGGCCGCTTACGCGCCCTGCTGGCGGGCGCGGGAGGCGTGGGCCTGCAGCGCCCGGATCCGCTCGGCCAGCGTTCCGCCGCCTTCGGGCAGGCTCGGCGTGCCGTTGGTGGCGGCGTCGTTGGCCGGGCGCGGCGCCGGCTTCGGCGGCTGGCCGGCCTCGGCCGCCAGCAGCGCCTCGATCGGCGAGTTCGGACCTTCGAGCTGCATCGCGAGCTTGGCCACCTCGGCGGCAATGTCGTTGATGCGCTCGCGCAACAGCGCATTCTCCATGCGCTCGGTCGCCCATGAGCTCTCGGCCTGCTGCTGGATCGCGTTGAGGTCGCGCTGCAGTTTTGCGCGCTCGTCGCGCGCGGTGCGAAGCTGCTCTTCCAGCGCGGTCTTTTCCGCGCGCAGCGCCTCCGCAGCCGCCGACGATTTGCCGCCGCTGAGGCCCGCGATCTCGACGCGCAGCTCCTTGACGGTGCGCTCATTGGCCTCATTGGCCTGGCGGAGCTGGTTGTTCTCATAGTCGCGCTCGGCAAGCAGCTTGCCCTGCGTCGCGAGGCGTCCTTCGAGGTCGGCGACGCGGCCTGACAGCATCTCGGCTTCCTTGACCTGCACCAGCAGCTGGCGATCGAGCTCGGTGACGCGCTGGCTCAGATTCTCGACCCGGCCGCGGGCATCGCCGAGCTCGCGCGAGGCGGTCTCCGATTCCAGACGCTCCTGCGCGAGCCGCGCCTGCGTCGCCGCGAACTCCTTCTCGGCATCGCCGACGCGATTCTTCAATTCCTCGATCTGCGCGCGCACGGCGACCAGCTCGACCTGGCGGCTCTCCGCCATCATCGAGCGGTCGGACAGTTCGGAGTTGATCTTGGCGAGCTCGGCCTGCTTGTCGGTCAGCGCGATCTCGGCTTCGCGCAACGCTTGGGTCTTGGCGTTGAATTCCTCTTCGGTGGCGCGGAGCTGCTCCTTCACCGCCTTCTCGCGCGCCTCGAGTGCGAAGATCGTGGCGTTCTTCTCGCCGAGCTCGATCTTCATGCGGTTGATGGCGTCGCTCTTCTTGCCGAGCTCGGCGAGCTGGCTCGTGGTCTTGTTCTTGAGCTGGTCGACGCTCATCTCGAGCCGCCGCGCCGACATGGCGAATTCGGCGCGGAGCTGGTCCTTGTCGGCCTGGATCTCCGCCATCGACAGCGGCGTTGCGGCTTCGAGCCGGCGCGTGGTCAGGCGCACGGCGCGGTTATGCACCAGCGGCACGATGGCGAGCCCGCACAGCATCGAGAGCAGGAAACCGATCGCCAGGTACATGATCGGTTCGACCATGGGGCAGAACTCCCAAGCTTAAGGAAAAATTCACCAACGACCATGCCATGGCGGGCCGGCAAAAAGCCAGCCCCGGCCTGTCGTTAACCTTGATCCCTAACAGGATGGGAGGAGGAGACCTAGAACGGGTTCCAGGTCGCGCGCGGCGTGTATTTGAGATAGCCGATATTGGCGCCCAGCCGTAAGCCCAAGCCCGAGCGGATCGGCACCAGCACGATGTTGTTGGCGGTGAGCGCCGTCATGCCGAAGCCGCCGATGATGTAGGCCGAGCCGTCGAGGCCGGCGAAGCGCTGGTAGATCGCGTTGGTGGCGGGCAAATTGTAAACCAGCGTCATGGTGCGCGCGCCGTCGCCGCCCCAGTCGAAGCCGAGCGAGGGGCCCTGCCAGTAGACTCTGAGATCGCCGGCGTTCTTGGTGTAGAGCGTGCCTTCGCCGTAACGCAGGCCGGCAACGAACGCGCCGGAACCTTCCTCACCCAGGATGTAGCCGTTGGGCAGGCCCCATTGGCTGATCGCCTTCTCGATGATGGAGGCAAGCCCGCGCGAGACGTTGCCGAAGAAGCGGTGTCCGGCACCGACGAGCTCGTCCGGCCCGTAGGTGTTGGGCGTTGGGGTCCGCTGCGGCGGCGGCAGGTCCGGCGGCGGCGCGGTCTGCGCTGAAGCCGGCACGATCCAGCCGACCATCGCGGCAAGCGCGAGCGCAGCAAGGCGTGATGCGAAAGTCATGAAAGAACCCCTGGTACCGAATCCGGTCGCTTCCTTAACCTGACGCCAACAGGCATGGCTCTAGGTTGCGCCGGATGTCCCCTCGACTCGGATGTTATCCGCAGCAACTATGACGGCACAACGGCAGGAAGATAGCCCTTTGCGCCCCGGAATTGCCTTGATCCGCCTCCTCGTCGGCCTGCTGGCGGGCATATGGATCACGGGCTCGGGGTTGCCGACCGAGGCTGCCACCACCGAGCGGGTCGTCGTCAACCGCTTCACCGGCGTCGCCATCCAGGGCTTCGACCCCGTTGCCTATTTCGTCGATGGCGAGGCGGTGCAGGGGACGGCGGAATTCGAGGCGAACCTCTGGGGCGCGGTCTGGCGCTTCCGAAACGAGGGCAACCGGGCCTCCTTCCTGGCGCATCCCGAGGTCTATGGGCCGCAGTTCGGCGGCTACGATCCCGCCGATATCGCCCGCGGCGTCACCGTCGCCGGCAATCCCCGTTTCTTCGTGATCGCGGCGCAGCGGCTTTATTTGTTCAGCCGGGAAGCCAATCGTGACGCCTTCGCCGCCGACCCCGAACGGTTCCTCTATGAGGTGGGCAAGCGCTGGCCGGCGCTTCTGGAGCAGCTCGGTCAGTAGCGGCTTACCTCAGAGTTCCGCCGCCTGCGGATCGCCCCAGGCGATGAACTCCGGGATGATGAAGCCACTGGCCGGCCGCTGGCCGAAGCGGAGCTCGCCGCCCTTGCTGTCGGTCACCCTGCCGCCGGCCGCGGTCACGACCGCGGAACCGGCCCCGACATCCCATTCACAGGTCGGCCCGAAGCGGGGGTAGATGTCGGCGCTGCCCTCGGCGATCCGGCCGAATTTCACGGCCGAGCCGCAGGTCTTTCTCACGGCATTGGGCCTGTCGTCGATGAACGCCTCACTCCTGGGATCGCCATGCGAGCGGCTCACTGCTGCAACCCAGGGCTCGCCCCGCGCCGGCAGCTTGCGGGTGCGGATCGGCTCGGCCGCGCCGATGGTCGCACCGTCAAACCTCACGCGCTCGGCGCCGCGGCCGACGATGCCGCGCCAGAGCACCCCGAGCGCGGGCGCACTGACGATGCCCAGCAGCGGCGCGCCCGATGTCACGAGGGCGAGGTTGACGGTGAACTCGTCGCGGCCGGCGACGAACTCCTTGGTGCCGTCGAGCGGATCGATCAGGAAGAAGCTGCCCTCGAACGGCGCAGAAGCGAGCTCGGTCCGCTCTTCCGAGAGCGTCGGCACGTCGCCTGCGAGCTGCGCCAGGCCCTCCGCGATGATGCGGTCGGCGGCAAGGTCGGCCTCGGTTACCGGCGAGCCGTCCTGCTTGCCGTCGACCCGCATCGCCGCGCGGTTGACGGCAAGGATCGCCTCGCCCGCCTTCACCACCAGGGCCGTCAGCGGCTCCATCAGGCCGGATGCGGCCGCGCTGTCGATGATCCGCTTCACCTGGATGCCTCAATCATCGGCAATTCGTTCCTTCTCGACTGATTCGCCCCCGAACGATTCGATTGGGCTTATGACCGCCCGGACGTGATCGCAAGCTAGCTGCCGCGGGCTGGCGAATGTTAGAACCCGCAGCATCCGTCAAGCATGCGTGATTCGCGGCGTCCAGCGCCGTGCAATTCCAGGAACCCTCCAGGACCCCTTTATATGTCTGACGCCTCGTCGCCCGCGACCGCAACTGCTCCCGATATGCTCGAACTCGCCGCGCTGTTGTGCTCGCGGGTCTGCCACGATCTCATCAGCCCTGTCGGCGCCATCGTCAACGGCCTCGAAGTGCTCGACGACGATCCCAAGCCCGAAGACCGCGAGTTCGCGCTCGACCTGATCCGCAAGAGCGCCAAGACCGCCTCCGCCCGGCTGCAGTTCTGCCGTCTCGCCTTCGGCGCGGCCGGCTCCTCCGGCGCGCAGATCGATCTCGGCGATGCCCAGACCATGGCGAAAGGCCACATCGAGGACGGCAAGTGCTCGATCACCTGGAATCTGCCGCGGCTCCTCCTGCCGAAGAACCGCGTCAAGCTGCTGCTCAACATGCTGGTCGTCGCCCAGCACACGATCCCGCGCGGCGGCATGCTGACGATCGACCCGATCGGCGAGGGCGAGACGATGAGCTTTCGCATCACCGCGACCGGCCACAATGCGCGCCTGCCGCAGAACATCTCCGAGCTGCTGAGCGGCGAGCGCGGCCCCGCCGCGGATGCGCACGCGATCCAGCCTTATTATACGCGTCTGCTGGCCCAGGCCTGCGGGCTCACCGTGAAGCTTGCGCCGGAAGGCGAAGCCATCACCGTTACCGCTTCGTAAACGACGCGTCGCGTCCGGCCTCTTAATCGAATCTTTACAAGGCGCTTCGGCTTGTCCGGAGCGCCTTATCTCTTTGTTGGTTCCGTTCTTTTGCACATACTCAACCAATATTAAACGCTTTGCGGTGAAGCTGGCCTCATTCCGAAATGGCGCACCACGCCTCGTGCGCGCCCTCGCTGTATGAAGGCCTGTTTTCATGGATGATCTGTTGCGGGAGTTTCTGACGGAGACCAGCGAGAGCCTGGACACCGTGGACAATCAATTGGTGAAGTTCGAGCAGGAGCCGAACAACGCCAAGATCCTGGATAACATCTTCCGCCTGGTCCACACCATCAAGGGCACGTGCGGCTTCCTCGGACTGCCCCGGCTCGAAGCGCTGGCGCATGCCGGCGAGACCTTGATGGGCAAATTCCGCGACGGCATGCCGGTGACGGGCCAGGCGGTCACGGTGATCCTGTCCTCGATCGACCGCATCAAGGAGATTTTGGCAGGCCTGGAGGCGACCGAGGCCGAGCCCGAGGGGAACGACCGCGATCTCATCGACAAGCTGGAAGCGATGGTCGAGCAGGGTATGGCCGCAATGGCGGCGGGTGCTGCTGCTCCTGTCACCGAGGCCCCGCCGCTGGCGCCGGAGGCACCTGTTGCTGCTGCCGCGCCCGCCAAGGACCTGACCATGGGCACGCTGATCGACCAGACCCTGGAGCGTCCGCTGCGCCCCGGCGAAGTCTCGCTCGACGAGCTTGAGCGCGCCTTCCGCGAGACCGCGATCGAAGCGCCCGCGCCCGTTGCCAAGGTCGAGGCTGCGCCGGCGCCGGCCGCTGAAGCCCCGGCTCCTGCACCCGCTGCGAAGGAAGCGGCCAAGCCCGCCAAGGAGAAGGCCGCCCCGAAGAAGTCGATGGCCGACGAGGGCGCCTCCGAAGGCGACCGCATCGCCAACCAGTCGATCCGCGTCAACGTGGATACGCTGGAGCATTTGATGACCATGGTCTCCGAGCTGGTCCTGACCCGCAACCAGCTTCTGGAGATATCCCGCCGCAACGAGGACACCGAGTTCAAGGTGCCGCTGCAGCGCCTGTCCAACGTCACCGCCGAGCTGCAGGAGGGCGTCATGAAGACGCGCATGCAGCCGATCGGCAATGCCTGGCAGAAGCTGCCGCGCATCGTCCGCGACCTCTCGAGCGAACTCGGCAAGCAGATCGAACTCGAGATGCATGGCGCCGACACCGAGCTCGACCGCCAGGTGCTCGACCTGATCAAGGACCCGCTCACCCACATGGTGCGCAACTCCGCCGATCATGGCCTGGAGACCCCCGCCGAGCGCCTCGCCAGCGGCAAGGGCGAGCAGGGCACCATCCGCCTGTCCGCCTATCACGAGGGCGGCCACATCATCATCTGCATCGCCGACAACGGCCGCGGCCTCAACACCGAGAAGATCAAGGCCAAGGCGATCTCCTCAGGCCTCGTCACCGAGGCCGAGCTCGAGAAGATGAGCGAAGCCCAGATCCACAAGTTCATCTTCGCGCCGGGCTTCTCGACCGCGGCCGCCATCACCTCGGTCTCCGGCCGCGGCGTCGGCATGGACGTGGTGCGTACCAATATCGACCAGATCGGCGGCACCATCGACATCAAGTCGGTGGCCGGTGAAGGTTCTTCCGTCACCATCAAGATCCCGCTGACGCTGGCGATCGTCTCCGCCCTGATCGTGGAAGCCGCCGGCGACCGCTTCGCGATCCCGCAGCTCTCGGTGGTCGAGCTGGTCCGTGCCCGCGCCAACTCCGAGCACCGCATCGAGCGCATCAAGGACACCGCGGTCCTTCGTCTGCGCAACAAGCTCCTGCCGCTGATCCACCTGAAGAAGCTCCTGAAGATCGACGACGGCGCGGCCTCCGATCCCGAGAACGGCTTCATCGTGGTCACCCAGGTCGGCAGCCAGACTTTCGGCATCGTGGTCGACGGCGTGTTCCACACCGAAGAAATCGTGGTCAAGCCGATGTCGACAAAACTGCGTCACATCGACATGTTCTCCGGCAACACCATCCTGGGCGATGGCGCTGTGATCATGATCATCGACCCCAACGGCATTGCCAAGGCGCTCGGCGCCGCCGGCTCCTCGGCCCATGACATGGGCGACGAGAACGGCGCGCACCACATCGGCTCGGGCGAGCAGACCACCTCGCTCCTCGTCTTCCGCGCCGGCTCGGCGCAGCCCAAGGCGGTCCCGCTCGGGCTCGTCACGCGCCTCGAAGAGCTGCCCGCCGACAAGATCGAGTTCAGTAACGGCCGCTACATGGTGCAGTACCGCGAGCAGCTGATGCCGCTCGTCGCCATGGACGGCGTCACCATTGCGAGCCAGGGCGCCCAGCCGATCCTGGTGTTCGCCGACGACGGCCGCTCCATGGGCCTCGTCGTCGACGAGATCATCGACATCGTCGAGGAACGCCTCAACATCGAGGTCGGCGGCTCCTCCTCCGGCATCCTCGGCTCGGCCGTGATCAAGGGCCAGGCCACCGAGGTGATCGACGTCGGCCACTTCCTGCCCATGGCGTTCTCCGACTGGTTCACCCGCAAGGAGATGAAGCCGTCGCTGCACTCGCAGTCGGTGCTCTTGGTCGACGACTCTGCGTTCTTCCGCAACATGCTGGCCCCGGTCCTGAAAGCCGCCGGCTACCGCGTCCGCACCGCGCCGACCGCGCAGGAGGGCCTGGCTGCCCTGCGCGCGCAGAGCTTCGACGTGGTGCTGACCGACATCGAGATGCCCGACATGAACGGGTTCGAGTTCGCCGAGGTGATCCGCTCGGACAACAATCTCGGCTCGATGCCGATCATCGGCCTCTCCGCGCTGGTGTCGCCGGCGGCGATCGAGCGCGGCCGTCAGGCCGGCTTCCACGACTATGTCGCCAAGTTCGACCGTCCCGGTCTGATCGCGGCGCTGAAGGAGCAGACCGCGGGCGCCGCCGGCGCCTCCGAGCTGAGCCGGGCAGCGGCGTAACCAACGGGATCAGGAGATACGCTTATGGCCACCAACAAAACCCAGTCCGCCGAAGGCGCCATGGTCGAATACGTCACCGCGATGATCGGCGGCCAGCTGTTCGGCCTGCCGATCTCCCGCGTCCAGGACGTGTTCATGCCGGAGCGCGTCACCCGCGTGCCGCTGTCCTCGCGCGAGATCGCGGGCGTGCTGAACCTGCGCGGCCGCATCGTCACCGTGGTCGACATGCGCGCCCGTCTCGGCCTGCCGCAGCCTGAGGACGGCAAGGTGCCGATGGCGGTCGGCGTCGACCTGCGCGGCGAATCCTATGGCCTCTTGATCGACCAGATCGGCGAGGTGCTGCGCCTGCCCGAGGCCGGCATGGAAGAGAACCCCGTCAACCTCGATCCCCGCATGGCCAAGCTCGCCGGCGGCGTCCACCGCCTCGACGGTCAGCTCATGGTCGTCCTCGATGTCGATCGCGTCCTCGAGCTCGCGCCCGAGATGATGGCGGCCTGATAGCACGGCCTCGCCGCCGACGTGCTGGTAATTGGAAGTGCCCCCGCAAAAGGGGGAGGAAGCAGAGGTTCACATGCGCACTTGTCTCGTCGTTGATGATTCCAGCGTCATCCGCAAAGTTGCGCGCCGCATCCTGGAGGGCCTCGACTTCCAGATTCTCGAAGCCGAGGACGGTGAGAAGGCGCTGGAGGCCTGCAAGCGCGGCTTGCCCGATGCGGTGCTGCTCGACTGGAACATGCCCGTGATGGATGGTTACGAGTTCCTCGGCCATCTCAGGCGCATGCCCGGCGGCGACCAGCCCAAGGTGGTGTTCTGCACCACCGAGAACGACGTCGCGCATATCGCGCGCGCGCTGCATGCCGGCGCCAACGAGTACATCATGAAGCCGTTCGACAAGGACATCGTGACGGCGAAATTCCAGGAAGTCGGCCTTATCTAAGCGATCGGCCGGAGGCCGAACGGATCCTCCGGCGCCTGTTTTCAACTGTCTCCTTTCAGTCTGAGTTGGTGAGTAATGAGTGTTGCGTTCGCAGGTAATTCGACCACGACCGGCTCGCGCGAAGCGGGGCCGCTGCGGGTGATGATCGTCGACGACTCCGTCGTCATCCGCGGTCTGATCTCGCGCTGGGTCGGCGCCGAGCACGACATGGAAGTCGCAGCCTCGCTGCGCACCGGGCTCGAGGCGGTCAACCAGCTCGAACGCATCAATCCCGACGTTGCCGTGCTCGACATCGAAATGCCCGAGCTCGACGGCATCTCGGCGCTGCCGCAACTCCTGGCGAAGAAGCGCGATCTCGTCATCATCATGGCCTCGACGCTGACCCGCCGCAACGCGGAGATCAGCTTCAAGGCGCTGTCGCTCGGCGCGGCTGATTACATTCCGAAGCCGGAATCGACGCGCGAGGCGTCGGCCGCGGACATCTTTCATCACGACCTGATCCAGAAGATCCGTCATCTCGGCGCGCGGCTGCGCCGCAAGCCCGCGGTTGCAAGTCCGCCGCTCGTGCCTGCGAGCCCGGCTCCGGCCCTGCGCAGTCCGATTGCACGGCCGGTCGCGCCCGCATCGGCTTCCGCCGCGCCGGCTGCATCGTCAGGGGCGCTGAGCCTGCGCCCGTTCTCCAATCAGGCCCCCAAGGTGCTGCTGATCGGCTCCTCGACCGGCGGTCCGCAGGCGCTGATGGCGCTGGTCACCGAGCTCGGCCCCGTGATCGACCGCGTCCCCGTGCTGATCACCCAGCACATGCCGCCGACCTTCACGACCATCCTTGCCGAGCATCTGGCGCGTTCGAGCCGCAAGCCGGCGGCCGAGGCGGTCGACGGCGAGCCGGTGAAGCCGGGACGGATCTATCTCGCGCCCGGCGGCAAGCACATGCGCGTCGCGCGCAGCGGCGTGGACACCGTGATCGCGCTCGACGACGGCCCCGCCGTCAATTTCTGCAAGCCGGCGGTCGATCCGCTCTTCACCTCCGCCATCGACATCTGGCACGGCAGCATCCTCTCCGTGATCCTGACGGGCATGGGCTCGGACGGCATGCGCGGCGGCAAGGACATCGTAGCCGCCGGCGGCAGCGTGATCGCGCAGGACGAAGCCTCCAGCGTGGTCTGGGGCATGCCGGGCGCGGCGGCCAATGCCGGCATCTGCGCGGCGGTCCTGCCGCTCAACCAGATCGGCGCCAAGGTCAACCGCCTGTTCGCGGGAGACCGCTCGTGAC from Bradyrhizobium sp. CCBAU 53351 includes the following:
- a CDS encoding chemotaxis response regulator protein-glutamate methylesterase, whose translation is MSVAFAGNSTTTGSREAGPLRVMIVDDSVVIRGLISRWVGAEHDMEVAASLRTGLEAVNQLERINPDVAVLDIEMPELDGISALPQLLAKKRDLVIIMASTLTRRNAEISFKALSLGAADYIPKPESTREASAADIFHHDLIQKIRHLGARLRRKPAVASPPLVPASPAPALRSPIARPVAPASASAAPAASSGALSLRPFSNQAPKVLLIGSSTGGPQALMALVTELGPVIDRVPVLITQHMPPTFTTILAEHLARSSRKPAAEAVDGEPVKPGRIYLAPGGKHMRVARSGVDTVIALDDGPAVNFCKPAVDPLFTSAIDIWHGSILSVILTGMGSDGMRGGKDIVAAGGSVIAQDEASSVVWGMPGAAANAGICAAVLPLNQIGAKVNRLFAGDRS
- a CDS encoding chemotaxis protein CheW, which translates into the protein MATNKTQSAEGAMVEYVTAMIGGQLFGLPISRVQDVFMPERVTRVPLSSREIAGVLNLRGRIVTVVDMRARLGLPQPEDGKVPMAVGVDLRGESYGLLIDQIGEVLRLPEAGMEENPVNLDPRMAKLAGGVHRLDGQLMVVLDVDRVLELAPEMMAA
- a CDS encoding PleD family two-component system response regulator; translation: MRTCLVVDDSSVIRKVARRILEGLDFQILEAEDGEKALEACKRGLPDAVLLDWNMPVMDGYEFLGHLRRMPGGDQPKVVFCTTENDVAHIARALHAGANEYIMKPFDKDIVTAKFQEVGLI
- a CDS encoding hybrid sensor histidine kinase/response regulator, which produces MDDLLREFLTETSESLDTVDNQLVKFEQEPNNAKILDNIFRLVHTIKGTCGFLGLPRLEALAHAGETLMGKFRDGMPVTGQAVTVILSSIDRIKEILAGLEATEAEPEGNDRDLIDKLEAMVEQGMAAMAAGAAAPVTEAPPLAPEAPVAAAAPAKDLTMGTLIDQTLERPLRPGEVSLDELERAFRETAIEAPAPVAKVEAAPAPAAEAPAPAPAAKEAAKPAKEKAAPKKSMADEGASEGDRIANQSIRVNVDTLEHLMTMVSELVLTRNQLLEISRRNEDTEFKVPLQRLSNVTAELQEGVMKTRMQPIGNAWQKLPRIVRDLSSELGKQIELEMHGADTELDRQVLDLIKDPLTHMVRNSADHGLETPAERLASGKGEQGTIRLSAYHEGGHIIICIADNGRGLNTEKIKAKAISSGLVTEAELEKMSEAQIHKFIFAPGFSTAAAITSVSGRGVGMDVVRTNIDQIGGTIDIKSVAGEGSSVTIKIPLTLAIVSALIVEAAGDRFAIPQLSVVELVRARANSEHRIERIKDTAVLRLRNKLLPLIHLKKLLKIDDGAASDPENGFIVVTQVGSQTFGIVVDGVFHTEEIVVKPMSTKLRHIDMFSGNTILGDGAVIMIIDPNGIAKALGAAGSSAHDMGDENGAHHIGSGEQTTSLLVFRAGSAQPKAVPLGLVTRLEELPADKIEFSNGRYMVQYREQLMPLVAMDGVTIASQGAQPILVFADDGRSMGLVVDEIIDIVEERLNIEVGGSSSGILGSAVIKGQATEVIDVGHFLPMAFSDWFTRKEMKPSLHSQSVLLVDDSAFFRNMLAPVLKAAGYRVRTAPTAQEGLAALRAQSFDVVLTDIEMPDMNGFEFAEVIRSDNNLGSMPIIGLSALVSPAAIERGRQAGFHDYVAKFDRPGLIAALKEQTAGAAGASELSRAAA